A section of the Felis catus isolate Fca126 chromosome B2, F.catus_Fca126_mat1.0, whole genome shotgun sequence genome encodes:
- the RGL2 gene encoding ral guanine nucleotide dissociation stimulator-like 2: MLPRPLRLLWDTSPPGGVVLSSFRSRDPEEGGGPSGQGVGGGQEEEEEEEEDEAPVSVWDEEEDGAIFTVTSRQYRPLDPLAPTPPPRSSRRLRAGTLEALVRHLLDARTSGADVTFTSAFLATHRAFTSTPALLGLVADRLEALESHPTDELERTIGVAISVLSTWLASHPEDFGSEVKGQLDRLESFLLRTGYAAGEGVGGGSADLIRNLRSRVDPQAPDLPKSLALPGDPPADPTDVLVFLADHLAEQLTLLDAELFLNLVPSQCLGSLWGHRDRPGHSHLCPSVRATVTQFNKVAGAVVSSVLGATSTGEGPGEVTIRPLRPPQRARLLEKWIRVAEECRLLRNFSSVYAVVSALQSSPIHRLRAAWGEAARDSLRVFSSLCQIFSEEDNYSQSRELLLQEAKLQPSLEPNSKKAPRSGSRGGGVVPYLGTFLKDLVMLDAASKDELENGYINFDKRRKEFAVLSELRRLQNECRGYDLRPDPDIQRWLQGLRPLTEAQSHRVSCEVEPPGTSDPPAPRVLRPTLVISQWTEVLGSVGGPTPLVSWDRPSVGGGDVPGAPAPLLTRLAQHMKWPSVSSLDSALESTPSLHSPADPSHLSPPASSPRPSRGHRRSASCGSPLSGGAEGASRGTGCGGGGPGPGASDCRIIRVQMELGEDGSVYKSILVTSQDKAPSVISRVLKKNNRDSAVASEYELVQLLPGERELTIPPSANVFYAMDGASHDFLLRQRRRPSLATLGLTSSPSASGTPPSEGGGGSFPRIKATGRKIARALF; encoded by the exons GCCCCTGTGTCTGTCtgggatgaggaggaggatggtGCCATCTTTACTGTCACAAGCCGCCAGTATCGGCCTCTTGATCCCCTG GCCCCAACGCCTCCCCCGCGTTCCTCTCGAAGGCTCCGAGCTGGCACTCTGGAGGCCCTGGTCAGACACTTGCTGGATGCTCGGACATCAGGGGCTGACGTGACCTTCACATCAGCTTTCCTGGCCACCCACCGGGCCTTCACCTCCACGCCTGCCCTGCTAGGGCTTGTGGCTGACAG GCTGGAAGCTCTTGAATCTCATCCTACTGATGAACTAGAGAGGACAATAGG GGTAGCCATCTCTGTCCTGTCAACCTGGCTGGCCTCTCACCCTGAGGATTTTGGCTCTGAGGTCAAGGGTCAGCTTGACCGGCTTGAGAGCTTCTTGCTTCGGACAGGGTATGCAGCAGGGGAGGGTGTTGGGGGGGGCAGCGCTGACCTCATCCGCAACCTCCGGTCCCGGGTGGACCCCCAGGCCCCAGACCTTCCTAAGTCCCTGGCCCTCCCCGGCGACCCCCCTGCTGACCCCACGGATGTCCTGGTGTTCCTCGCTGACCACTTGGCCGAACAGCTGACCCTGCTAGATGCG GAGCTGTTTCTCAATCTGGTCCCCTCTCAGTGCCTGGGGAGCCTGTGGGGTCATAGAGACCGGCCAGGACATTCCCACCTCTGCCCATCCGTCAGAGCTACTGTCACACAGTTCAACAAGGTGGCAGGGGCTGTGGTCAGCTCTGTCCTGGGGGCTACCTCAACTGGAGAGGGGCCTGGAGAGGTGACCATTCGGCCACTCCGTCCTCCCCAGAGGGCTCGGCTCCTGGAGAAGTGGATCCGTGTGGCAGAG GAGTGTCGTCTGCTCCGAAACTTCTCTTCGGTTTATGCTGTTGTGTCGGCCCTGCAGTCCAGCCCCATCCACAGGCTTCGAGCAGCCTGGGGGGAAGCAGCCAG GGACAGCCTCAGAGTCTTCTCCAGCCTCTGCCAGATTTTCTCCGAGGAGGATAATTATTCCCAGAGCCGGGAGCTCCTCCTGCAG GAGGCGAAGCTGCAGCCCTCTCTGGAGCCAAATTCCAAGAAGGCCCCGAGGTCTGGCTCCCGGGGTGGG gGTGTGGTCCCATATCTTGGCACCTTCTTGAAGGACCTGGTGATGCTGGATGCAGCCTCCAAGGATGAGCTGGAG AACGGATACATCAATTTTGACAAGCGGAGGAAG GAGTTTGCTGTCCTTTCGGAACTGCGGCGGCTCCAGAACGAATGTCGTGGCTATGACCTCCGACCTGACCCTGATATTCAGCGGTGGCTACAGGGGCTCCGGCCACTGACAGAGGCTCAGAG CCATCGAGTGTCCTGTGAGGTGGAGCCACCTGGTACCAGTGACCCTCCTGCCCCACGGGTGCTTCGGCCAACGCTGGTCATCTCACAGTGGACAGA GGTTCTGGGCTCTGTTGGAGGTCCCACCCCTCTTGTCTCCTGGGACCGGCCCAGCGTCGGGGGAGGTGACGTACCTggagcccctgcccctctgctgaCGCGGCTGGCCCAG CACATGAAGTGGCCGTCTGTCTCATCTCTGGACTCTGCCCTGGAAAGCACTCCATCTTTGCACAGTCCGGCTGACCCCAGCCACCTCTCTCCCCCAGCGTCCTCTCCCAGGCCTTCTCGAGGTCACCGCCGCTCCGCCTCCTGTGGCTCCCCACTCAGTGGGGGTGCAGAGGGGGCCTCCAGGGGGActggatgtgggggaggggggcctgggccAGGGGCCTCTGATTGCCGAATCATCCGAGTCCAGATGGAGCTGGGGGAAGATGGTAGTGTCTACAAGAGCATCTTG GTGACAAGCCAGGACAAGGCTCCGAGTGTCATCAGTCgtgtccttaaaaaaaacaatcgtGATTCTGCAGTGGCTTCGGAGTATGAGCTAGTGCAGCTGCTACCGGGGGAGCGAG AGCTGACCATCCCACCCTCGGCTAACGTCTTCTACGCTATGGATGGAGCTTCGCACGATTTCCTCCTACGGCAGCGGCGAAGGCCCTCTCTTGCTACACTGGGTCTCACCAGCAGCCCCTCTGCCTCAGGAACTCCCccaagtgagggaggagggggttcCTTTCCCAGGATCAAGGCCACAGGGAGGAAGATTGCCCGGGCACTGTTCTGA
- the PFDN6 gene encoding prefoldin subunit 6, producing the protein MAELIQKKLQGEVEKYQQLQKDLSKSMSGRQKLEAQLTENNIVKEELALLDGSNVVFKLLGPVLVKQELGEARATVGKRLDYITAEIKRYESQLRDLERQSEQQRETLAQLQQEFQRAQAAKAGASGKA; encoded by the exons ATGGCTGAGCTAATCCAGAAGAAGCTACAGGGAGAAGTGGAGAAATATCAGCAGCTACAGAAGG actTGAGTAAATCCATGTCAGGGCGGCAGAAGCTTGAGGCGCAACTAACAGAAAATAATATTgtgaaggag GAACTGGCCCTGCTAGATGGGTCCAACGTGGTCTTTAAACTTCTGGGTCCTGTGCTGGTCAAACAGGAGCTGGGAGAGGCTCGCGCCACAGTGGGGAAGAGGCTGGACTATATCACAGCTGAAAT TAAGCGATATGAATCACAGCTCCGCGACCTCGAACGGCAGTCAGAGCAACAGAGGGAGACCCTGGCTCAGCTGCAGCAGGAGTTCCAGCGGGCCCAGGCAGCCAAGGCAGGGGCTTCTGGGAAGGCCTGA